Proteins from a genomic interval of Paenibacillus sp. FSL H8-0048:
- the fur gene encoding ferric iron uptake transcriptional regulator, translated as MEARIDKIKQQLQSQGYKLTPQREATLRVLLENEDDHLSAEDVFMLVKEKAPEIGLATVYRTLELLSELHVVEKINFGDGVARYDLRTDTAKHHHHHLICVQCGTMDEIREDWLGPLEERLEQEYNFTVVDHRLDFHGICYRCKEKNPAEGDTPE; from the coding sequence ATGGAAGCCCGAATAGACAAGATTAAGCAACAACTACAATCCCAAGGATACAAGCTTACACCTCAACGGGAAGCGACCTTAAGAGTTCTCCTGGAGAACGAGGATGATCATTTAAGTGCGGAAGATGTATTCATGCTTGTGAAAGAAAAGGCGCCCGAGATCGGTCTTGCCACCGTATATCGTACCCTGGAACTGCTTAGCGAGCTTCATGTCGTGGAGAAGATCAATTTCGGAGACGGTGTGGCCCGCTATGATCTGCGTACGGATACGGCGAAGCATCATCACCATCATCTGATTTGTGTGCAGTGCGGAACGATGGATGAGATTCGTGAGGATTGGCTGGGACCGCTGGAAGAGCGGCTGGAGCAGGAATACAACTTCACGGTGGTTGATCATAGACTTGATTTTCACGGAATATGCTACCGCTGCAAGGAGAAGAATCCGGCAGAGGGCGATACTCCCGAATAA
- a CDS encoding IS3 family transposase: MQRAGTSTEGAGARTRRPDRGDGYPKKSRAHLQQSKELRFRFIEDHRSEFRVEKMCSVFQVSRSGYYKWRTAKPSPQATRKALLLKRIAYHFHDSKGRYGSPKIKVLLVREGHQVSERTVGKYMKELGLRSCVAKRFRVCTTDSNHPLPIAPNLLNQQFHTEKPNQTWVADITYIPCREGRMYLASVLDLCTREIVGWRLSDRMTTDLVQGALDAAYQAKRPGKGLIHHSDRGSQYASADYRERLKTYQMTASMSRKGNCYDNACIESFHSLLKKELVYWNRFKTKQQAYDAIFQYIEFFYNRKRIHGALGYVSPVQFAATFKRKTL, translated from the coding sequence ATACAGAGAGCTGGAACGTCAACTGAAGGAGCGGGAGCAAGAACTCGCAGACCTGACAGAGGAGATGGCTATCCTAAAAAAAGCCGTGCACATCTTCAGCAATCCAAAGAACTGAGATTTCGGTTTATTGAAGATCATCGCTCCGAGTTCCGCGTGGAGAAGATGTGCAGTGTCTTTCAGGTGTCCCGGAGCGGGTATTACAAATGGAGAACAGCGAAGCCCAGCCCTCAAGCCACTCGTAAAGCCTTGTTGCTAAAGCGGATTGCCTATCATTTTCACGACTCTAAGGGTCGCTATGGCAGCCCCAAAATCAAGGTTCTCCTAGTGCGTGAAGGGCACCAGGTCAGTGAACGCACGGTAGGCAAGTACATGAAAGAACTGGGGCTGCGCTCTTGTGTCGCAAAGAGATTTCGCGTATGCACCACCGACTCCAACCATCCGCTACCCATTGCCCCCAACTTGTTAAACCAGCAATTTCACACGGAAAAGCCGAACCAGACGTGGGTAGCGGATATCACCTACATTCCCTGCCGGGAAGGACGAATGTACTTGGCGAGCGTGCTGGACCTGTGTACCCGGGAGATTGTCGGCTGGCGGCTTAGCGACCGGATGACCACTGACCTCGTACAGGGCGCTCTGGACGCTGCCTACCAGGCCAAACGCCCCGGAAAGGGCTTGATTCACCATTCGGATCGAGGCTCCCAGTACGCCTCTGCAGACTACCGGGAACGCCTAAAGACGTACCAGATGACCGCAAGCATGAGCCGCAAAGGAAACTGTTATGATAACGCCTGTATCGAATCTTTTCACAGCCTCTTAAAAAAAGAGTTGGTGTACTGGAATCGATTTAAAACGAAGCAACAGGCGTATGATGCCATTTTCCAGTACATTGAATTTTTCTACAACCGTAAACGAATCCATGGGGCACTGGGGTACGTTTCTCCGGTTCAGTTTGCAGCCACATTTAAGCGAAAAACGTTGTAG
- a CDS encoding transposase has product MSGTRRSYNEEYKRQAVKYIQEQTKTVAELALELDVPAKTLHKWLGQYRQFENEPIITPDKYRELERQLKEREQELADLTEEMAILKKAVHIFSNPKN; this is encoded by the coding sequence ATGAGTGGAACACGGAGAAGCTACAATGAAGAATACAAAAGACAGGCCGTAAAGTACATCCAGGAGCAGACGAAAACGGTGGCGGAATTGGCCCTGGAGCTGGATGTCCCCGCCAAAACGTTGCATAAATGGCTAGGTCAGTACCGGCAGTTTGAGAATGAGCCCATCATTACTCCAGACAAATACAGAGAGCTGGAACGTCAACTGAAGGAGCGGGAGCAAGAACTCGCAGACCTGACAGAGGAGATGGCTATCCTAAAAAAAGCCGTGCACATCTTCAGCAATCCAAAGAACTGA
- a CDS encoding DUF4227 family protein, which produces MIISLPRTVRRLYFMTMLVAVSCVLYYVLSWVSAWISPARNAEIPEGTAVRAFQDVQYGEQGISAGDRLRLFYWYGE; this is translated from the coding sequence ATGATTATTTCTCTGCCCCGCACGGTGCGCCGGCTGTATTTCATGACGATGCTTGTGGCGGTAAGCTGTGTGCTGTATTATGTTTTGAGCTGGGTTAGCGCTTGGATCAGTCCGGCCCGCAATGCTGAGATTCCGGAAGGCACCGCCGTCCGGGCATTTCAGGATGTCCAGTATGGGGAACAGGGGATAAGTGCGGGGGATCGCCTGCGCCTATTTTACTGGTACGGGGAGTAA
- the xerD gene encoding site-specific tyrosine recombinase XerD: MKSYLQPFMQYLSGDKGLSPSTLESYGRDISQFLEFAEERGLDAAEEIRRTHIMLYLGALRGAGKAAATVNRNTVSLRAYFHYLLKERLIVQDPTLDMEAIKPSQKPPMILSIEEIERLLAAPDEAAPQGMRDKAMLELLYATGIRVTELISLNVDDVNTSLRFARCSGASGKERVVPIGVIAADCVARYTSGMRDKLLRVNQDEPALFLNSLGGRLTRQGFWKIIKKYAREAQIEQDITPHTLRHSFAAHLLEGGADLRSVQQMLGHSDISTTQIYSGIARKNMKEVYENHHPRAK; this comes from the coding sequence ATGAAGTCATACTTACAGCCGTTTATGCAGTATTTGTCCGGGGACAAAGGATTGTCTCCTAGTACGCTGGAATCCTATGGACGGGATATATCGCAGTTTCTGGAGTTCGCGGAAGAGCGCGGCCTGGACGCGGCGGAAGAGATTAGAAGAACACATATTATGCTTTATTTGGGCGCCCTGCGCGGAGCAGGGAAGGCAGCGGCCACTGTGAACCGGAATACGGTATCGCTGCGTGCTTATTTTCATTATTTGCTGAAGGAACGGCTGATTGTCCAAGATCCTACGCTGGATATGGAAGCCATCAAGCCGAGCCAGAAGCCGCCGATGATTCTTAGCATTGAGGAGATCGAACGTCTGCTGGCGGCTCCGGACGAAGCTGCTCCCCAGGGGATGCGCGATAAGGCTATGCTGGAGCTGCTCTATGCGACGGGTATCCGTGTGACGGAGCTGATCTCACTGAATGTGGACGATGTGAACACCTCCTTGCGGTTCGCTCGCTGCAGCGGCGCTTCCGGTAAGGAGCGTGTAGTCCCGATCGGCGTGATTGCTGCGGACTGCGTTGCCCGTTATACCTCGGGGATGCGGGACAAGCTGCTGCGCGTCAATCAGGACGAGCCTGCGCTGTTCCTGAACAGTCTGGGCGGACGGCTGACCCGTCAGGGCTTTTGGAAAATTATCAAAAAATACGCGCGTGAAGCTCAGATTGAGCAGGACATCACGCCGCATACCCTGCGCCACTCCTTCGCTGCGCATCTGCTGGAAGGCGGGGCGGACCTGCGTTCTGTGCAGCAGATGCTGGGCCATTCCGATATATCGACCACTCAGATTTACAGCGGAATTGCCCGCAAGAATATGAAGGAGGTCTACGAGAATCATCATCCCCGGGCGAAATAG
- the deoB gene encoding phosphopentomutase: protein MSSFKRIGFIVLDSVGIGEAPDAANFGDTGSHTLGHILQRVPGLKLPNLQQLGLANIAPLPPLEPVTAPTGYYGKMQEVSVGKDTMTGHWELMGLKIEVPFNTYFDGFPAELIEKFEAATGRKVIGNKPASGTEILVEYGEEQMKTGAWIVYTSADSVFQLAAHEDIIPLEELYSACKIARELTMAPEFSVGRVIARPYVGEPGNFVRTPNRHDYAVKPPEPTVMNALEDIGKDVIAVGKINDIFTGEGVTASYPTKSNEHGIQITIDELRKPFDGFLFTNLVDFDSLYGHRRDPEGYGRALEVFDQALPELLSTLGEDDLLIISADHGNDPIHAGTDHTREYVPLLVYSPRFKTPGSLGIRQTFSDVAATIADNFGAKAPQYGTSFLSELQ, encoded by the coding sequence ATGTCCTCATTTAAACGCATCGGATTTATTGTTCTGGACAGTGTAGGTATCGGTGAAGCGCCGGATGCCGCTAATTTCGGAGATACAGGCTCCCATACGCTCGGACATATTCTGCAGCGGGTTCCGGGTCTTAAGCTTCCGAATCTGCAGCAGCTCGGGCTGGCGAATATTGCGCCGCTGCCGCCGCTTGAACCGGTAACGGCTCCTACAGGCTACTACGGTAAAATGCAGGAGGTATCTGTAGGCAAGGACACAATGACCGGCCACTGGGAACTGATGGGGCTGAAGATCGAGGTTCCTTTTAACACCTACTTTGACGGCTTCCCGGCGGAGCTGATCGAGAAATTCGAAGCGGCTACCGGACGCAAGGTTATCGGCAACAAGCCAGCTTCCGGCACCGAGATTCTCGTGGAATACGGCGAGGAGCAGATGAAGACGGGGGCATGGATTGTCTATACCTCGGCGGACAGCGTGTTCCAGCTTGCAGCGCACGAAGATATTATCCCTCTGGAGGAGCTGTACAGCGCCTGTAAAATCGCCCGTGAGCTGACGATGGCTCCCGAGTTCTCCGTAGGCCGCGTGATCGCCCGCCCTTATGTAGGCGAGCCGGGGAACTTCGTACGTACGCCGAACCGCCATGATTATGCGGTGAAGCCGCCGGAGCCTACGGTGATGAACGCTCTGGAGGATATCGGCAAGGATGTGATTGCTGTCGGCAAGATCAATGATATTTTTACCGGCGAAGGAGTGACAGCTTCCTACCCGACCAAAAGCAATGAACACGGCATCCAGATTACCATCGACGAGCTGCGCAAGCCATTTGACGGATTCCTGTTCACTAATCTGGTGGACTTCGATTCCCTCTACGGCCACCGCCGTGATCCGGAAGGCTACGGCCGTGCGCTGGAGGTATTCGATCAGGCGCTGCCTGAGCTGCTCAGTACGCTCGGTGAGGATGATCTCCTGATCATCTCCGCAGATCACGGGAACGACCCGATCCATGCCGGAACGGACCACACGCGCGAGTACGTGCCGCTCCTGGTCTACAGCCCGAGATTCAAGACTCCCGGCAGCCTCGGCATCCGCCAGACCTTCTCGGATGTGGCCGCCACAATCGCCGATAACTTCGGGGCGAAGGCTCCGCAGTACGGGACAAGCTTCCTGTCTGAATTGCAGTAA
- a CDS encoding purine-nucleoside phosphorylase translates to MTTVTSSKIQEAAVYIKDKCTVAPEIGLILGSGLGVLADLITDEVVIPYHEIPHFPVSTVEGHEGELLIGMIEGRRVVMMKGRFHMYEGYGPEVTAFPVRVMKELGVTSLLVTNAAGGVNTEYTPGDLMLITDHLNLTGRNPLSGPNDNALGVRFPDMSSAYSPRLIAAAKEAAAALNFEFKEGVYAGLLGPNYETPAEIVMLRRQGADAVGMSTVSETIVARHAGIEVLGISCITNMAAGILPQPLNHAEVMETAERVREQFLKLVLAFIPKM, encoded by the coding sequence ATGACCACCGTAACCTCAAGCAAAATTCAAGAAGCAGCCGTATATATCAAAGATAAATGCACCGTCGCCCCCGAAATCGGGCTGATCCTGGGCTCCGGCCTCGGCGTTCTGGCCGATCTGATCACAGATGAAGTTGTTATTCCTTATCATGAGATTCCTCATTTCCCGGTGTCCACGGTAGAAGGACATGAAGGCGAGCTGCTGATCGGCATGATCGAAGGCCGCCGCGTGGTCATGATGAAGGGCCGCTTCCACATGTATGAAGGCTACGGCCCGGAGGTTACAGCCTTCCCGGTACGGGTGATGAAGGAGCTGGGCGTAACCAGCCTGCTGGTCACCAACGCTGCCGGTGGCGTTAACACTGAATACACACCGGGCGATCTCATGCTGATCACGGACCATCTGAACCTGACCGGACGCAACCCGCTGAGCGGACCGAATGATAATGCGCTGGGCGTACGGTTCCCGGATATGTCCTCGGCGTACAGCCCGCGTCTGATTGCCGCTGCCAAGGAAGCTGCCGCAGCTCTGAACTTCGAGTTCAAGGAAGGCGTATACGCCGGTCTGCTCGGACCGAACTATGAGACCCCTGCCGAGATCGTCATGCTGCGCCGCCAGGGAGCAGATGCCGTAGGTATGTCGACTGTATCTGAGACCATCGTTGCCCGTCATGCCGGGATTGAAGTGCTGGGCATTTCCTGTATCACCAACATGGCCGCCGGTATTCTGCCGCAGCCGCTGAATCATGCAGAGGTGATGGAGACCGCTGAACGTGTGCGCGAGCAGTTCCTGAAGCTTGTGCTTGCTTTTATTCCCAAAATGTAG
- a CDS encoding purine-nucleoside phosphorylase, which yields MTTPTTVPYGTQVNEAAAYIQSKFGGYTPAIGLILGSGLGDLGDQIEDAVYLPYEEIPHFPHSTVEGHAGRFVIGKLEGKDVMIMQGRFHYYEGYEMRKVVLPVYVMAKLGIGTLVITNAGGGMNRAFKAGDLMLITDHLNMTGDNPLIGPNDPELGVRFPDMSSAYDPEYIQLAKKLAGGVTGVDGEALVLQEGVYAGISGPTYETPAELKMLAYLGGDAVGMSTVPEVIVASHSKLRVLGITCITDMAIGDELEPLTHEQVVKVANLTKPKFIGLVRAFVREVQV from the coding sequence ATGACAACACCAACAACAGTCCCATACGGCACTCAAGTGAATGAAGCAGCTGCTTATATTCAGTCCAAATTCGGCGGTTATACACCGGCTATCGGCCTTATTCTGGGTTCAGGTCTTGGCGACCTGGGCGATCAGATTGAAGATGCCGTCTACCTGCCATATGAAGAAATTCCGCATTTCCCCCATTCAACGGTGGAAGGTCATGCCGGACGGTTCGTAATCGGTAAGCTGGAAGGCAAGGATGTTATGATTATGCAGGGCCGTTTTCACTACTATGAAGGTTATGAGATGCGCAAGGTAGTTCTTCCGGTCTATGTAATGGCTAAGCTGGGCATCGGCACCCTTGTCATTACCAACGCTGGCGGCGGAATGAACAGAGCGTTCAAGGCAGGCGACCTGATGCTGATTACCGACCACCTCAATATGACCGGCGACAATCCGCTGATCGGACCAAATGATCCGGAGCTCGGCGTAAGATTCCCTGATATGTCCAGTGCTTATGACCCTGAATATATTCAGCTTGCGAAAAAGCTTGCAGGCGGAGTTACAGGTGTGGACGGTGAAGCGCTTGTTCTGCAGGAAGGCGTATATGCCGGCATCAGCGGCCCGACTTATGAGACCCCGGCTGAGCTGAAAATGCTGGCTTATCTCGGCGGCGATGCCGTGGGTATGTCCACTGTGCCGGAGGTTATCGTAGCCAGCCACAGCAAGCTGCGCGTGCTCGGCATTACCTGTATCACAGACATGGCTATCGGCGATGAGCTGGAGCCGCTCACCCATGAGCAGGTGGTAAAAGTGGCGAACCTGACCAAGCCTAAATTCATTGGACTGGTGCGTGCCTTCGTCCGTGAGGTACAGGTCTGA